A region from the Aegilops tauschii subsp. strangulata cultivar AL8/78 chromosome 5, Aet v6.0, whole genome shotgun sequence genome encodes:
- the LOC141022911 gene encoding uncharacterized protein, whose product MAPWPWEFWNHWSIQILVLFSLGCQITLFLFAGIRRHGGHPVLRLLLWLAYQLADYTATYALGHLSLKGGPREHPIVAFWAPFLLLHLGGPDNITGYSLEDNDLWKWHMVSAILQVFGAVYILYEYIADRGALLRLASVLMLAIGAVKYWEKAWAVMHSNLDRIRASIKEQPRAMMHVNHGHFHPHDEVFKDGEFDEESLVRRAHSLFYICKRAIVDYPVMRDDSDSHGQDSTRKILEVSLWRLMEIELSLMYDMMYTKAPVIHAWFGYLVRLISPLAIAVSLLLFMFIDKDAHRRVDVDITYILYGCALFMEMVSLLNALGSSWTFAFLSTTRWHWLRYQSLCNKKWDRLRRVVAYLHHPVSVGGGSRYRSRRWSYTMGQYNMLHYCTRSDSAHTRPLLGSLAKMVGRKLNELWNRGHYSWVIEMPEHVKDSISEHMNKMFSNGGRGVNSLGMLKYRWGEESLARENLLKEGSIFKDSLSVEFQECIIIWHIASDVFLAKSKGAKEEEARDNVKAIKVISNHMIFLLVEQPDMMPGRSHNRLCQLTCAHLERIWLSTDRHQNMDLRATLKNLFRIRDPPDSNSRISDREELAKKLYYKYESKGFTYDAPRLPYVAELAKQLLRMEEDGTVNPVKLLLEVWTDILVYAASNCNRKIHAEKLNSGPDLKTIAWLMAEHFYQLYQGSLFKRDQMENDLVGEGTNPQGDDDNYKV is encoded by the coding sequence ATGGCTCCCTGGCCCTGGGAGTTCTGGAACCATTGGTCCATTCAGATCCTGGTGCTCTTCAGCCTCGGGTGCCAGATCACCCTCTTCCTCTTTGCCGGGATCCGCAGGCATGGAGGCCACCCTGTGCTACGTCTTCTGCTCTGGCTGGCGTATCAGCTGGCTGACTACACGGCGACATACGCCCTCGGCCACCTCTCCCTCAAGGGCGGGCCACGCGAGCACCCCATCGTCGCGTTCTGGGCGCCGTTCCTCCTGCTGCACCTCGGGGGCCCCGACAACATCACTGGCTACTCTCTAGAGGACAATGACCTCTGGAAGTGGCACATGGTGAGTGCCATCCTTCAGGTATTTGGAGCCGTGTATATCCTCTACGAGTATATCGCGGATAGGGGAGCATTGCTCAGGCTTGCCTCCGTCTTGATGTTAGCCATTGGTGCTGTCAAGTATTGGGAGAAAGCATGGGCGGTCATGCACAGCAACCTCGACAGGATCCGAGCCTCTATCAAGGAGCAACCACGTGCTATGATGCATGTGAATCATGGACATTTCCACCCTCACGATGAAGTGTTCAAGGATGGCGAGTTCGATGAAGAATCCCTTGTGCGACGAGCTCATTCGCTGTTCTACATATGCAAGCGTGCCATAGTTGATTATCCGGTGATGAGAGATGATTCAGATTCACACGGCCAAGACAGCACCAGGAAGATACTCGAGGTCAGTTTATGGCGATTGATGGAGATTGAGCTCTCCCTCATGTATGACATGATGTACACCAAGGCACCTGTCATCCACGCCTGGTTCGGCTACTTGGTACGTCTTATCTCGCCGCTCGCCATTGCCGTCTCACTGCTGCTTTTTATGTTCATTGACAAGGATGCCCACCGCAGAGTTGATGTCGACATCACCTACATATTGTATGGTTGTGCCTTGTTCATGGAGATGGTATCACTCCTGAACGCCCTAGGCTCCTCCTGGACATTTGCCTTCCTGAGTACCACAAGATGGCACTGGCTTCGTTACCAATCTCTGTGCAATAAAAAATGGGACCGTCTTAGGCGTGTCGTTGCATATCTTCACCATCCTGTCAGTGTAGGAGGAGGTAGCCGGTACAGATCAAGGAGGTGGTCATATACCATGGGACAGTACAACATGCTGCACTATTGCACTCGCTCTGATAGTGCACACACTAGGCCTCTGCTTGGCAGTTTGGCCAAGATGGTAGGGCGGAAACTAAATGAGCTTTGGAACAGGGGGCATTACTCATGGGTTATTGAGATGCCGGAACATGTCAAGGATTCTATCTCTGAACATATGAATAAGATGTTCAGTAATGGGGGGCGGGGGGTGAACTCCCTGGGCATGCTCAAGTACAGGTGGGGTGAGGAATCACTGGCTCGCGAGAACTTGCTCAAAGAAGGCAGCATATTCAAAGACTCCCTCAGTGTCGAGTTCCAGGAGTGCATCATCATCTGGCACATTGCCAGCGATGTTTTCCTCGCCAAGAGCAAGGGAGCTAAAGAAGAGGAGGCACGGGATAATGTGAAGGCGATCAAGGTGATATCCAACCACATGATTTTTCTTCTCGTGGAACAACCAGACATGATGCCAGGCCGCTCCCACAACAGGTTGTGCCAGCTAACCTGTGCACATCTAGAACGCATTTGGCTATCGACTGATAGGCATCAAAACATGGACCTCCGTGCTACGCTCAAGAATCTGTTCCGCATACGAGATCCCCCCGATTCCAATTCCAGGATCAGTGACAGAGAGGAGCTTGCAAAAAAACTATATTATAAGTATGAGAGCAAAGGCTTCACCTATGATGCTCCTCGTCTCCCCTATGTGGCTGAACTTGCTAAGCAGCTGCTAAGAATGGAGGAAGATGGCACAGTTAACCCGGTGAAACTTCTGCTTGAAGTGTGGACGGATATCCTTGTCTACGCAGCCAGCAACTGCAACAGGAAGATCCACGCCGAGAAGCTCAACAGTGGCCCTGACTTGAAAACCATCGCGTGGCTTATGGCAGAACACTTCTACCAACTTTATCAGGGGAGCCTGTTCAAGAGGGACCAAATGGAAAATGATTTAGTGGGAGAAGGCACCAATCCCCAGGGAGATGATGATAACTATAAAGTATAG